In the genome of Paenibacillus sp. FSL R5-0766, one region contains:
- a CDS encoding WYL domain-containing protein: MNLFEKMFNYQMMTRLNETGLFTWTSQERAWLRMMLNHPAAREALSPVTLDKMYKMLNGEQDLNLQDYLTEKAKSQENNVSHPLLRQLRLIILHHQGFRMTGRVRNGRTSHDEFGFPYKLEYSMVKKEWYVLWYAPRFDKLMSTKLHSIVTVEAQPVEPDTASGYTARIAAITEKRKTTITIEVLPEFNQELSRILYAFSCFEKQVEYLEAKQTYRIELTVPRNEMDYVLSKMRFLGKRVRIADHTVLRERMSETAAKALTRYAEKDPDTHSECSNEVQHRQREEGSLAKADGQ; the protein is encoded by the coding sequence ATGAACCTGTTCGAGAAGATGTTCAATTACCAGATGATGACGCGATTGAATGAAACCGGACTATTCACCTGGACCTCTCAGGAACGGGCCTGGCTTCGCATGATGCTGAATCACCCTGCTGCGAGAGAAGCGCTGAGCCCTGTTACATTGGATAAAATGTACAAAATGCTGAATGGTGAGCAGGACCTGAACCTTCAAGATTACCTGACTGAAAAAGCCAAAAGCCAAGAAAACAATGTCTCTCACCCACTTCTTCGACAGTTACGACTAATCATTCTTCATCATCAGGGATTTCGCATGACAGGTCGCGTCCGCAATGGACGCACGAGCCATGATGAATTTGGCTTCCCGTATAAACTGGAGTATTCCATGGTCAAAAAAGAATGGTACGTGCTCTGGTATGCGCCTCGCTTCGACAAACTAATGTCAACCAAGCTGCACAGCATCGTTACCGTGGAAGCCCAACCGGTTGAACCGGATACCGCTTCGGGTTACACTGCCCGAATTGCTGCGATAACGGAGAAGCGCAAAACGACCATCACCATCGAGGTACTGCCCGAGTTCAATCAGGAGCTGTCCCGAATCCTCTATGCATTCTCCTGCTTTGAGAAACAGGTCGAGTACCTGGAAGCCAAGCAGACATATCGGATCGAGCTGACCGTTCCGCGCAATGAGATGGATTACGTCTTATCCAAAATGCGTTTTCTCGGCAAACGGGTTCGCATCGCTGACCACACAGTGCTACGGGAGCGGATGTCCGAAACAGCTGCGAAGGCACTGACACGTTATGCGGAAAAAGATCCTGATACGCACTCCGAATGCTCCAATGAAGTTCAGCACCGCCAACGTGAGGAAGGCTCCCTTGCGAAAGCCGATGGTCAATGA
- a CDS encoding WYL domain-containing protein codes for MARESFDKEIQFLRMLSLTSGAYNRKQYAERLGISVHTFDKTNRRLKEIMQTVADQRSGAEASREIADLVRFQYGESAEPMLLFLFRAKSMKETEVQRLSVLLHTLQHKALTAMELLDACCADLPEDLALPDEKTIRSDLKYLEEVGVIRKEPGGRPYRYALQQDVLTELTVEEQLELYDFVDMMANTQVPSVQGYLLRDSLKKAITASFPQEEVTEPYIYKYHYYSRILDEAHLYTLLSAIRQRKRVQFLYYSPKKPSSYSSQNTNPRFEREAGGRSNRIVPLEVIYDHQYGRWYVIGYQGRRGFVKFRMEGITQLEEQDSVEEQYMLELKQQWTDISRYSWLVDTGNTVTVQARFFHPERGQRNFILDRVRLQGQWGKIIPETDHTFLYEIQVNGTTEIKPWLRSFGSSCEVIAPHRLRQEMIKEWKEIAEYYEPVREDVQLPDDDAIE; via the coding sequence ATGGCAAGAGAGAGTTTTGACAAAGAAATTCAGTTCTTACGCATGTTATCCCTAACAAGCGGTGCGTATAACCGCAAACAATATGCCGAGCGGCTTGGCATATCCGTACATACCTTTGATAAAACCAATCGCAGATTAAAAGAAATCATGCAGACCGTTGCCGACCAGCGCTCAGGTGCCGAAGCAAGCCGGGAAATAGCGGATCTCGTTCGCTTCCAGTATGGAGAGTCGGCTGAACCCATGCTGCTCTTCCTCTTCCGCGCCAAGTCGATGAAAGAGACTGAAGTTCAGCGGCTTTCTGTCCTTTTGCATACCTTACAACATAAAGCCTTAACCGCGATGGAACTGCTGGACGCCTGCTGTGCTGATCTGCCGGAAGATCTGGCGTTACCTGACGAGAAAACCATTCGCTCCGATCTAAAGTATCTGGAAGAGGTTGGGGTTATTCGAAAAGAGCCAGGTGGCAGACCATATCGCTATGCTTTACAACAGGATGTCCTTACCGAATTAACAGTGGAGGAACAGCTGGAGTTGTATGATTTTGTGGATATGATGGCAAACACTCAGGTACCGTCCGTACAGGGATATTTATTGCGGGATAGTCTGAAAAAAGCCATTACGGCAAGTTTCCCGCAAGAAGAAGTTACCGAGCCCTATATCTATAAGTATCACTATTATTCTCGTATCCTGGACGAAGCTCATCTCTACACGCTGCTTAGTGCGATTCGTCAGCGTAAACGTGTGCAGTTCCTATACTATTCACCGAAAAAACCATCCAGCTACAGTTCACAGAATACGAATCCACGCTTTGAACGGGAAGCAGGCGGACGATCCAACCGGATCGTGCCCCTTGAAGTGATTTATGACCATCAGTATGGTCGTTGGTATGTAATTGGATATCAGGGCCGCCGCGGCTTTGTAAAATTCCGCATGGAAGGCATAACCCAACTTGAGGAACAGGATTCAGTAGAAGAGCAATACATGCTCGAACTGAAGCAGCAGTGGACCGACATTAGTCGCTACAGTTGGCTCGTGGATACGGGAAATACCGTGACGGTTCAAGCTCGCTTTTTCCACCCGGAGCGTGGTCAGCGCAACTTCATTCTGGATCGGGTTCGTCTGCAAGGTCAATGGGGCAAAATTATACCCGAAACGGATCATACCTTTCTCTACGAAATTCAGGTCAACGGTACCACCGAGATCAAACCATGGTTACGGAGTTTTGGCTCAAGCTGCGAAGTAATCGCACCCCATAGACTACGCCAGGAGATGATTAAGGAATGGAAGGAGATTGCGGAATATTATGAACCTGTTCGAGAAGATGTTCAATTACCAGATGATGACGCGATTGAATGA
- a CDS encoding nucleotidyltransferase domain-containing protein, translating into MTYVHEEMKDTIGQQLKQIEQEEQVRIIYACESGSRAWGFPSQESDYDVRFLYVRPLEWYLSIEDKRDVIERPISDQLDINGWDLRKALKLFRKSNPPLLEWLQSPIQYDEQYNVAQHIRALSPLTFSPKSCMYHYLNMAKGNFRDYLQGERVKIKKYFYVLRPLLACGWIERYNAMPPMAFEELVQELVPATTPLYTEIHELLRRKRAGEELDLEPQLPAIQAFLTEKIEHFERLAGQMENEQIIQIEELDRIFRFALQEVWGTN; encoded by the coding sequence ATGACCTACGTTCATGAAGAAATGAAAGATACGATTGGACAACAGCTGAAGCAGATTGAACAGGAGGAGCAGGTACGGATCATCTATGCCTGTGAATCGGGCAGTCGAGCGTGGGGATTTCCTTCACAGGAGAGTGATTATGATGTGCGTTTTCTGTATGTGAGACCGCTGGAATGGTATTTGTCGATTGAGGATAAAAGGGATGTGATCGAACGCCCAATCAGTGATCAGCTCGACATCAATGGTTGGGATCTGCGCAAGGCGTTGAAGCTGTTTCGCAAATCCAATCCACCGTTATTGGAGTGGCTGCAATCCCCCATTCAGTATGATGAACAGTATAACGTGGCACAGCATATCCGTGCGCTGTCGCCGTTAACCTTCTCGCCCAAGTCCTGCATGTATCATTATCTGAATATGGCGAAGGGTAATTTCCGAGATTATTTACAAGGTGAGCGGGTGAAGATCAAAAAGTACTTCTATGTGTTACGTCCCTTACTCGCTTGTGGCTGGATCGAACGTTATAATGCAATGCCACCGATGGCATTTGAAGAGCTGGTGCAAGAACTTGTACCTGCGACTACACCGCTATATACGGAGATTCATGAATTGCTGCGCCGGAAAAGGGCGGGCGAGGAACTGGATCTGGAGCCGCAGTTGCCAGCAATACAAGCTTTTTTGACAGAGAAGATCGAGCATTTTGAACGACTGGCTGGCCAGATGGAGAATGAGCAAATTATTCAAATTGAAGAATTGGACCGGATTTTTCGATTTGCATTGCAAGAGGTATGGGGAACTAATTAG
- a CDS encoding 3' terminal RNA ribose 2'-O-methyltransferase Hen1 gives MHLILKTSGADAGVVSHLLAKNPLNIYDRVDKGVRVRMVYTAATENETEVLIHAEPDPVDLVRGTPDGYDITQYINDREFVTSSLFCSYIRAALGTALNGKPKEDYVQWVGHGFELELTFGPVASDLPDRVVEELFSPLGYAVSVERGELSYSFDLKNKSTVRHIILRGRNTVQHALRQLFLLIPVLDNYKHYFISEDEIDKIKRYGEGWLDAHPLKELIVKRTLRFAELIRQYERQEGALSASFGQERGIGHTSEAVIQEVNVEHREDGEQEQRVSESVSDGSQSEPPVRLNELRYRAITDVVAALPVKRSIVDMGAGEGKLSARLAYIPGVESILAVEPSGQSRLRAMERFAKLEGRSGVVAMPEPIIGSLFYFDEQMQNQDVMILCEVIEHIEEYRLNGIMDTIMNEYQPEVLLVTTPNKEYNEVYAMEQESFRHHDHRFEWTRAELASRCEEWTQHGNYGYEIKGIGEHVEGYGQPTQLVIFERRKESLS, from the coding sequence ATGCATCTGATCTTGAAAACAAGCGGCGCTGACGCGGGGGTTGTATCCCATCTGTTAGCGAAGAATCCGCTGAATATATATGACCGCGTAGACAAAGGTGTGCGTGTAAGAATGGTGTACACTGCGGCTACAGAGAACGAAACGGAAGTGCTGATTCATGCCGAGCCTGATCCTGTGGATCTGGTCAGAGGAACACCTGATGGATATGACATTACGCAATATATTAACGATCGTGAGTTCGTGACCAGCAGTCTGTTCTGCTCCTACATACGTGCGGCGCTTGGGACGGCCCTGAATGGTAAGCCGAAGGAAGACTATGTGCAATGGGTAGGGCATGGTTTCGAGTTGGAACTGACCTTTGGCCCGGTGGCGTCCGATCTGCCGGATCGGGTTGTGGAGGAATTATTCTCGCCATTAGGATACGCAGTTTCGGTGGAGCGCGGAGAGCTATCGTATTCATTTGATCTGAAAAATAAAAGTACAGTTCGCCATATCATCCTGCGTGGACGTAACACGGTACAACATGCACTACGTCAGCTCTTTCTGCTGATTCCAGTGCTGGATAATTACAAACATTATTTCATCAGTGAAGATGAGATCGATAAAATCAAACGTTATGGTGAAGGGTGGCTTGATGCTCATCCACTGAAAGAACTCATAGTGAAGCGTACGCTACGTTTTGCCGAACTGATTCGGCAGTATGAGCGTCAAGAGGGTGCTTTGTCTGCGTCTTTTGGACAGGAGAGAGGAATAGGTCACACCTCGGAGGCGGTTATTCAGGAGGTTAACGTGGAACATCGAGAAGACGGAGAACAAGAGCAACGTGTGTCCGAGTCTGTTAGCGATGGCAGCCAATCAGAACCTCCTGTGAGGTTAAACGAGTTGCGTTATCGTGCAATCACAGATGTGGTTGCAGCGTTACCAGTGAAACGGAGCATTGTAGATATGGGAGCAGGGGAAGGCAAGCTATCTGCCCGATTGGCGTACATCCCCGGTGTGGAGTCGATTCTGGCCGTTGAACCTTCGGGCCAGTCACGACTTCGGGCCATGGAGCGCTTCGCGAAGCTCGAGGGTCGTTCTGGAGTGGTGGCTATGCCGGAGCCGATCATCGGTTCATTGTTTTATTTTGACGAGCAGATGCAAAACCAGGACGTTATGATTCTGTGCGAAGTGATTGAGCATATTGAGGAATATCGTCTGAACGGAATTATGGATACAATCATGAACGAATATCAGCCAGAAGTGCTGCTAGTCACTACGCCGAACAAGGAATATAACGAAGTGTATGCAATGGAGCAGGAAAGTTTCCGTCACCATGATCATCGCTTTGAATGGACTCGTGCGGAGCTGGCTTCCCGGTGTGAGGAATGGACGCAGCACGGGAACTATGGCTATGAAATTAAGGGTATCGGTGAGCATGTAGAGGGCTATGGACAACCTACCCAACTGGTCATTTTTGAACGGAGAAAGGAGAGTCTATCATGA
- a CDS encoding polynucleotide kinase-phosphatase: MEERQREIRLPHAGIVVLVGPSNSGKSTLLDRLVAESVIRRTEAVSSDQFRMMVGDDEYVDWKQRPRSEANVIYAEYQQVSAKAFEAMEAMLATRCRLNKLTWVDATHLYPEDRERLIQVARKAHVPVIAVVLDIPEKELLERDAQREYPRGRPRVKQQVQQFKRTLRSIREDGFDASYVLKQPDEITFVRTSNPLVTDMGAGIDIIGDIHGCYDEMMELIVRLGYVDEDGTGLYRHPEGRKLISVGDVTSRGPESLKCLLFWQRHCAAELAYMIDSNHGWKIARYLDGRDVTLSHGDERVEMELLQFEREQGQETAKRVRAELRSFLLDAPSHLVFSRNGVRQVVVAHAGIRDHFIGKQSKRIQDYCRYGDVEGTDEQGRPVRKDWYVDHNSGECIVWGHDPRPYPTIVNDTVNIDQGVVFGGMLTAWRMPEREAVSVPAKQDYAGDPDSPLKRWEQRRFAPPNIRKFKEGFTVQTASKLDVSVHGEVAKTAIDTFSHYTVPLEELIYIPPTMSPPPGVCSVEGYLEHPQDAFQYYRSQGVTRMVAEKKHMGSRAILLLFRDEQAAVQRVGRPMLGNIVTRTGRSFFDPSTEQDVLSRLHADLTVDGYFERHQTEFVLLDAEIVPWNLKARELIASQYAHVAEASMMDRSTVLDKLREAQAAGRNVEEWLQETVGKLTNSQTFRDVFQKYCWDVDDIADIRIAPFHTLAHSTGAFWEQTHEWHMEQNREFARMSTLMMETEYRVIASEADETDVIRWWDEITAEGHEGIVIKPETFRAWNNNKIIQPAIKVRGRAYLHIIYGMDYLAPENLSRLRKRKTSKKERHALMESALGIEGIERFIRREPLERIHECVLATLSLESERVDPRL; the protein is encoded by the coding sequence ATGGAGGAAAGACAACGTGAGATTCGTCTACCCCATGCAGGCATTGTCGTTCTCGTCGGCCCATCCAACAGTGGCAAAAGTACGCTTCTGGATCGTCTCGTTGCAGAAAGTGTCATTCGCCGCACGGAAGCCGTCTCATCCGATCAATTCCGCATGATGGTTGGAGATGATGAGTATGTGGATTGGAAACAACGTCCCCGCAGCGAAGCGAATGTGATCTATGCGGAGTATCAGCAAGTATCGGCCAAAGCATTTGAAGCGATGGAAGCGATGCTCGCAACCCGCTGTCGTCTGAACAAGCTGACCTGGGTCGATGCGACACATCTCTATCCCGAGGATCGCGAGCGCCTGATTCAGGTGGCAAGGAAAGCTCATGTGCCTGTAATTGCTGTGGTGCTGGACATCCCGGAAAAAGAACTGCTGGAACGTGATGCCCAGCGGGAGTATCCGCGTGGACGTCCACGGGTGAAACAACAGGTGCAGCAGTTCAAGCGCACATTGCGCTCGATCCGTGAGGATGGCTTCGATGCCAGCTATGTGCTGAAGCAGCCGGATGAGATTACATTTGTCCGCACATCCAATCCGCTGGTGACCGACATGGGTGCAGGTATTGATATCATCGGAGATATTCATGGTTGTTACGATGAAATGATGGAATTAATCGTGCGTCTCGGGTATGTGGACGAGGATGGAACTGGTCTGTACCGTCACCCTGAAGGACGCAAATTGATCTCCGTTGGTGACGTAACGAGCCGTGGGCCAGAATCGTTAAAATGTCTGTTGTTCTGGCAACGACATTGTGCCGCCGAGCTTGCCTACATGATTGACAGTAATCACGGCTGGAAGATCGCGCGTTATCTGGATGGTCGAGACGTTACGTTGAGTCATGGTGACGAACGGGTGGAGATGGAACTGCTACAGTTTGAGCGGGAGCAAGGCCAAGAGACAGCAAAGCGAGTACGTGCAGAGCTAAGGAGCTTTCTGCTTGATGCACCGTCTCATCTGGTCTTTTCCCGCAACGGGGTAAGACAAGTGGTTGTTGCACACGCAGGGATTCGAGATCATTTTATCGGAAAACAGTCCAAACGCATTCAGGATTACTGCCGATATGGCGATGTGGAAGGCACGGATGAGCAGGGGCGGCCTGTGCGCAAGGATTGGTACGTGGATCACAATTCGGGTGAATGCATCGTCTGGGGACATGATCCCCGTCCATATCCTACGATTGTGAATGATACGGTCAACATTGATCAAGGTGTCGTTTTTGGTGGCATGCTCACTGCTTGGCGAATGCCAGAACGTGAGGCAGTCAGCGTTCCGGCGAAGCAGGATTATGCGGGAGATCCAGATAGTCCATTAAAGCGCTGGGAACAGCGGCGTTTTGCTCCACCCAACATACGTAAGTTCAAGGAGGGTTTCACGGTTCAGACAGCATCCAAACTGGATGTGTCTGTGCACGGTGAGGTGGCGAAGACGGCGATTGATACGTTTTCCCATTATACTGTACCGCTGGAAGAACTGATTTACATCCCGCCTACAATGAGTCCTCCGCCAGGTGTATGTTCTGTAGAGGGATATCTGGAGCATCCACAGGATGCGTTCCAATATTATCGCTCACAGGGTGTTACCCGTATGGTTGCCGAGAAAAAACACATGGGCAGCCGGGCCATTTTGCTTCTTTTCCGTGATGAGCAAGCTGCGGTGCAGCGAGTGGGTAGGCCGATGTTGGGGAACATTGTGACCCGGACGGGCCGATCCTTTTTTGACCCTTCGACAGAGCAAGATGTGCTTTCCAGATTACATGCGGACTTGACAGTAGACGGTTATTTTGAGCGTCATCAGACAGAGTTTGTACTGCTCGATGCGGAGATTGTACCTTGGAATCTAAAGGCGCGTGAGCTGATTGCTTCACAATATGCACATGTGGCTGAAGCCTCCATGATGGATCGCTCTACGGTACTGGACAAACTGCGCGAAGCTCAAGCAGCAGGTCGTAACGTAGAGGAGTGGTTGCAGGAAACAGTAGGTAAACTCACTAATTCCCAAACGTTCCGCGATGTATTCCAGAAATACTGCTGGGATGTGGATGATATCGCGGACATTCGGATTGCGCCTTTCCATACACTTGCACATAGCACGGGAGCATTTTGGGAGCAAACACATGAATGGCATATGGAACAAAACCGTGAGTTCGCCCGGATGTCGACCTTGATGATGGAGACGGAATATCGCGTGATCGCAAGTGAGGCAGATGAAACGGATGTCATTCGTTGGTGGGATGAGATTACGGCGGAAGGACATGAGGGGATTGTGATCAAACCCGAAACATTCCGCGCCTGGAATAACAACAAAATCATCCAGCCTGCGATAAAAGTACGAGGACGTGCATATTTGCACATCATCTATGGTATGGATTACCTGGCACCTGAGAATCTGTCCCGACTTCGTAAACGCAAAACGTCCAAAAAAGAACGTCACGCCTTAATGGAGAGTGCTTTGGGCATAGAGGGGATTGAGCGCTTTATACGCAGAGAGCCATTGGAACGAATTCATGAATGCGTGCTGGCGACGCTTTCGCTAGAATCAGAGCGAGTAGACCCGCGTTTGTAA
- a CDS encoding RidA family protein, with protein MSTAQIYNHGVPWEEAFSVAQGYSVNGTIYIAGQFSHDMQGDFIGVDDIEAQVRQTLDNLDRVLAGFNVTKSNIAELEIFLVHPQEHLEPCVAVYKEYIGTHRPAVTMVGTSGLAFPHQLIEIRAVAHTN; from the coding sequence ATGTCTACAGCTCAAATCTATAACCACGGTGTCCCGTGGGAAGAGGCATTCAGCGTTGCTCAGGGATACAGTGTTAACGGTACGATCTACATTGCAGGACAATTTTCGCATGATATGCAGGGAGACTTTATTGGTGTCGATGATATTGAAGCACAGGTTCGCCAGACATTGGATAACTTGGATCGCGTGCTCGCAGGATTTAACGTGACCAAGTCGAACATTGCTGAACTGGAGATTTTTTTGGTTCACCCGCAGGAGCATCTTGAGCCATGTGTTGCTGTGTATAAAGAGTACATTGGTACGCATCGTCCGGCTGTTACGATGGTTGGGACATCGGGTCTGGCCTTCCCTCATCAACTGATTGAGATTCGCGCCGTTGCTCATACCAACTGA